ATACTTCGATTGGGCCTCTAGCTGATTTCCGTCGTTGTAAAAATCATTGTCGTTGCTTCTATCAGTTTTGCTCCTACTAAACTCTATGTTTTCATCTTCACCATCTAAGTCGTCAAGTGCATCGGTTACTCCTAAGTCCAGTACATCATCTGTTTCCTCTTCTCCCTTATAGCTATTCTGCTGCTCAGGGAATTAAATTGCCAAATatttgtaatgaaaatataatatttagccGTGGTCGTTACAATCTACTTTTAATTAACTATGtgtttatcaatttataagaAGTTACTCTTTCATGATTAAAACGAAGGTACCGCATTTGAAAATTCTCGCACCATTCTTTCCTCctatttctatcaattttccttccttctcaTTCAATCTCTTAATTATTATCAGCCGCTAATAATAAGATTTATACGGCAAAAAATTTAATCGCAAGTTTCTCGACAAAACTTACTTTTAGGTACTATTATAATTCATGCAAATGAATATTACCGTAACAGTTgattagaataataaaatattttctcaataaaAGCGATAGCATATCTGATACTTCGCAATACggaattgttataaatatatattatacaatatgttACAATTCAAGGCAGCAGCAGCATGATATATTGCAGTTCAACAATATGTTTCGTATTATGTTTGATTGTACATTACTCGtacaatatgtacatatatatatatatatatatatatatatacatttattttattctatatacatacattcgttttattttggACAAATTGCATTAAGAATCATCgagtttctatttcaattttttgaatatttcatactgctttttaatgaaaaggaaatagatacaTGACTTTAAATGTTATACAAGTTGATATGATATCCAAAGATATAAAGTATGTACGATGTATTGTTACAGTCGCTCAAAAGAACGAACGATATTACCTTCTTACAATACCATGGTATCACAACAATCAgattcgatatttcttttccataatatttgaatgttttaatgaaagaattcaTCATATATAGATTTCATCGAATCAAATATCTCTTTTCAATCTTTCATATatcttacaaaataataattccgtaattacatttaattttctaaaaatcagAACAAGATGTAATTTCCATTtctaatgtaataaaataaaatgtaattgtgtcgactaaatttttaaacacgCTTTAAGAAAACTTATATAaacatgtatattataaacattcgtatatcttttatacataaaaactTTCATTAAAACACACAATTTTCATGACATcttttagtatattatttgtagtaattgtaatatttaaatatttacactaTAAATCACAAAATTTAATAGTGCTTTCAATTGTAATTTGTTGAGAGGCTACGAATAGCACATTAACAAACTTGTGTAATCGTACTGCTTCGATTACCATTAACATTTATTCTGCTTACAATATCTAATGGTTGTGCCTTTTTAATAAAcagggaaaaagaaacataataagtacaaataacataataaattagGAAATATCATTAGGTACAAATTCTTAATATTCATTATACATACACAGAGTTTTATCGGCactaataaaagtaattatgaaattttaaataataaagaaaatacagaacGCAATTATAGTACAAAAGATAGAAATTGCTAtagcaaataatattatgatataatatgaatacgaagaataaatatcaatcgtttatctttcattttccctgcataaatttttacgaaatatgttGTGGATGAGTTTTACATGTTTCATGCTTCATGCTTCATTTTCACATcctttgtatattataataaagttGAGAAAtctcgtaataaattttataaatcaacAATTAATATGAagcatttgcataaaatacaaaattttcgcctacgcaaaaatatattataatttttgtgcATTTGCTTTAAACTTTGAATACAATCTCATACGCATATAATAAGCACATAATATTTTCGCTCACAATTTAAGTAAAATGCTTATTTCACcgaattaatgataaatatctTGTGTCTAAGACAGTATCATCGTACAATGAAGAATATGTAATTTGAAATCatgattttaaatttgttcatCCTAGTCATAATACACAAAATAAATCAGATATAACTAAATGAAGTCCTTCTTGTTTGCtgaaatatatcgtttataaaacacataaaaacaaaattatatcaaaattaatttgtttgtattaaataattaattatttttgacaaagttcagaagaattattagaaaattcatAGAGAGTAACTTTATATGTGCAACTATTATTTCTCTCTACAATTTTTAAGATCGCCTTGATTAATAAtcgcaatatatttatttgttattacattaacaaatagaatataaaattcttaattttctaacagcaatatatattttttaatatatttgttattagacTTGAACATTATATTGTATCATATGATGCATTATAATgaactaatttttatttaacaacaaaataatgGTCCAGCAATATGCTCACCCTCTCCACTTCATAGTCGTCTGCTAAAAGAGCCTCTTCTTCATCATTGCCTAGATCATATTCTTCATCTCCAAGATCTTCGTCCAATAGGGTATCATCACTGTACAAGTAAAaacttgaataaaaataggtACAGCGATCATCGCGTTAAAAatctcttttaaatatatttaatatatttttatattattaaaatatgttttttcaATTAACATATAGATACAACTTCGTgttaaaatatgataataaaatataataggaAATTCACTAAACTTGTGGAAATGAATTATATACAACAAAAAGTAATCAAAACAATGTTTATTAAAGTAGCCATTAGTACACAATAAAAacagatattatttttatggttatcatatttttttgaTATCCTGCAAATACAATCgctatattttacgaaatgaattttaattgcaaaactagtaaatgaataattcacAAAAAGATAGAATACAATGGATGATGGAAAAAACACAATGTACGTCACTATTAACAATGATTATAACTCTAACCTCAATATAAACATAGCTATACCGAAGAAATAACAgatttataattgtatataaaataattctgaGGTTAAatcaaatagtaaaattatatcaaaacactaattttctataattgaaaaataaatatctcttACTGTTCCGACATTGTACATCCACTTTCTGATACTTGAAGGAAAATCTGCAAACTGTGATGGCACCGAGACCCGAGATAACGAGCGTTGCGTAGCTCACATCGATTGTTACTTTCGAGGTATCAACTTCCTATATCGAAATCTCGAAATAATACTGAATACAATATCATAACAAATATAGCAATAGCGCATATTATTCCTGCCTGCCTTTGTATATTGCATTAATTTCAAACActacataaaataaacaaaattgagTAAAGTACcacatataaattattaatttaattattagcaTTTTAATgggttaatattattatgtatgaCACGATTATGTTTGAATTTGTGCATAAGTAAATGCAAATAACTTAAGTacacaatataattttaatatgtctatatatgtatatatactcaTACATGATATACACAATATATGTccacatatattataatgttctaaatataaatgaaaagggttcatgtttaatttaaaattgagaATGGCATATAATACAGGCTTATTGTTTCACAAATGCTTATACAAACATTCtacaaataatgttaaatctttatatttacataaatgtaatttaaagttGGTACAGAACTTTTTCCACAGCAAGCCTGCTGTAATTTTAGGAATAGAATCTAGCTGTGATGACACAGCTTGTGGAATTGTTGATGCTAATGGACAAATTTTAGGTGAAGCAATTAGATCTCAACATGTGACGCAtttgaagtaattaaaaaattttgttaataatttttcttataacttttatataatatattatagaatctTTTAAGATGATTTAGAATATAACTTTGATGTCTTTTAGTCATGGAGGAATAATTCCATCGGTTGCAAGagtattacataaaaatagtattacAAAAACTTGTGAGAATGCATTAAGAGCTGCAAATCTAAAGTTAAAAGATATTGATGCAATAGCTACAACTGTAAAACCTGGTCTTCCTATGTCTCTTAGAGTTGGAACacaatttggaaaatatttagcaCAAATTGGGAAGAAACCTCTTATACCAATACATCACATGGAAGCTCATGCTTTAACAGCAAGAATGAACATAGAggtctttttataaaatgttcatatttaatatattataaaatttgattaataagGAAGATATAAACTAACTTTTAATTACAGATTGATTTCCCATATCTTGTTTTATTAGTTTCTGGAGCCCATTGTTTACTAGCAATTGttgataatgtaaataaattttatttacttggtACTTCTATCAATAATGGACCTGGGGAGATGTTTGATAAGGTAATCATTGCATTGTTGATATCATCTCTTTTTTAACTAtcataattttgtttacatattttttaatacatcttTAATCCACATAACttagataataaatagtaaatggattaaattaaattactctATAAGTTTACATTTATAGGTTGCACGAAGactcaaattaaaaaatattccagaaTTTAGTACTTTAAATGGAGGCCTAGCTATAGAAATTGCAGCAAATAAAGCATCAAACATTGAACAGTTCTTATTTCCACCTGTAATGACAAGATATCGTGATTGTAATTTTAGTTTTGGTGGATTCTTAACTCTTTGTACAAAGTACATtgaattagaagaaaaaaaacataaCATAGTGGGTGATGCAGTGATTCCTGATGCATATAATTTATGCGCAGCACTTCAATTAGCTGTAGTAACACATATTTGTCATAGGACTCAACGAGCaatggaatttattaataaaatgtcattatttcctaaaaataaacaaacattGGTACGTCAAAAGTATTAATAACACTGCcttaatttgatatatatgtatgttcaaTATATATTGCTTATTGTTAATGAACAGGTTATATCTGGAGGAGTAGCATGTAATAATTTCCTAGCTAAAGCATTGAATATTGTGAGTACTGAATTAGGTTATAGCCTTATAAGAACTCCACCTAAATTATGCACTGATAATGGGACGATGATAGCATGGAATGGAATAGAAAAATGGATTGCAGATGTAGACATCATTAGAAAtccaaatgaaattgaaaaaatcgaaataGAAAAGACAGCTCCACTTGGAGAAAATtggattaaaaaaatagaagcagCAGACTTAAAGTGTGaatggataaaaataaagaaaaaacttttctaaacaattaaaaaaataaaatgtcaaatacatttattgttaTGTTGCAAAGGCTATTAATTACAAGGTTGTTACTTTTTTCAGTCTGTATATACTGTTCttcaaaaaatatgtttttgttttgattATACAGTGTTTCATTATGGATAGGTTGTACTATAAATATGATAGGTTATACAAATGTCGGCGCATATTGCTGCATTTGTTTTTTTAACTTTGTACGTAAACAATCTTCATTTGAATCCATATCTTGAACGGAAATTTTTGCTTCTTcatatttatcaataatacGTCTaatctttgttttaatttcacgtATCTCATCtgcattttgtaaaattaaagatGTTGTTATAATATCATCAAATTGCAATACTCTTTTTGGTTGAATTGATTCATCAAATTCTGAGAGAAAttctgataaattatttaattttagtttaatttcattatagaTTTCATTTGCTCCATTTGTATCCATTTTATTTACTATCATCATTGCAGGTCTATCTAGCAAATCAGGATTATAAAGTTCAATTTCCTTATTTAATAAGAGCACAGTTTCTAGACAAGATCTATGTTTATGTCTTATAGAAAATTGACATCCCTGAATGTCTAAAATAAAGAGcagtaattttgttctttctaTGTGTTTTAAGAATCTATGACCCATTCCTTTATTAATATGTGCACCTTCAATTAAACCTGGTAAATCTGCAATTGAAATCTGTCTGTGatctttatactttataataccTAATTGTGGTCTTATAGTTGTAACTgaaaaaaatcataataagTAAGAAAAAATAGCATACATTTAActagtaaaaaaataatgtgtTTTATACACAGTAAACTTACATGGATAATCTGCAATCTTTGATTTAGCTCTTGAGATTGCATTTAGAAATGTACTCTTCCCTGCATTTGGAAAACCTATCAAACCAACATCGGCAAGTAACTGAAGATCAAGAACTATAGTACGACTTTCACCTTTAAGGCCACAATAGCCTGTCCTTTCACATCCCCCTATTCCACCTGTAGCAACTAGCAATTTTGTATCCTTTGAATTCATTGTAcctatattttaacaaataaatatcataaacaaacaagaataattattgttatttattattacatgtaCATTACCAAGTTTAACGCGATTTTGGTCATAAATGGTGATACCAATTGGAACCCTTATATTTAAGTCTGTTCCAGGTATTCCAATGAGCCCTTTTTTACTACTATCGCCTCCTGTTCCtgctttcaatttcatttcttctagTTTGTATTTAACATCTCGTAATGTTAATCTTTCCTTTGAGACAAGATATACATTTCCGCCTGCTCCGCCTATTCCACCATAAGCAGGTAATCCAGAACCGCCGGTGCCTCCAATTACGTGAATACGTAAACTGTCAATTAAGCCTTGTCGAATATATTTCCTTGGCaactaaataattaatctataAATCCTTAATCTACATATTTGTAAACTATGTTTTCTTTACTCTATAACTGTACTAATTCAAtgagaaaagaatattaaatatgttaagATTAGATTACCTTTGCtgcataatataaaattcgtgTTAATACAaccattctttttttataaaaagtatatatataatgtatttgtttatgtacatataagaTTAAAGTCGGTTTAACTTTGATTTTGGGGGATATAAAActattgtttttttctttatcatttaataGTTTTCAGCACGTAGAATTCAAAAATGCAAATCTTAACTTTAGATATGCAGCAGTTTAAAAGTTATGCATATCTAAAATAGAACGTTCATAGCGTATTTTACAGGTTAGTATAACGCCATATTGTTTCTATCTATCATCTGATTGGTCTACACAAATGTGCATTGAACTGACTACTGCATTGTCTATTAGTTTGTACTTCATTGGTAATCCATGAACAGATGGATTTTACCAAGGGACGCCAATTAGCATCTGGCAGCCGCAAAGATGACTGTAGTGGATAAAATTAAGCATTACCAgcgaaatattgaaaagtgTGACGATAATGAAGATAGGGTATGTATTGTGCACTAATTTCCATATTCTTCAACGTATACACTGATGCAGTTTTATTAGTGTAGTTGAGTTATAACCTCATAGTGAAATCCAAACACGATAGTGATAATAAATTCTACATTGttgttcgaaaatttcattcatctatattaaaaaatatggaagaaatatatttataaatttgtataatatttattctactgtattttcattttgctcTATTGCTCATGTAAAAAGCCAATCCTTTTTCAGAAAACAGAAGCATATATGTCTTTcacatcaattttatttctatcaattttagcatttatatgtttgtatggtattttatttataattgtttgaCAGAATAGTAAGCTGCAATTAATGTACTGgctataatatattatttcaattgtgTTACAGATACTTCATTGTATTTCAAAACTATCGAATCTGCCTGTAACAGTGCAGCATCTTCAAGAAACTGGTGTAGGACGCACAGTAAATGCTTTGAGGAAATACGATGGTGGTATAGGAGATGCTGCTAAGGCGCTTGTTGCAAAATGGAAAGCAATGGTTGCTAGTGAAGGAACTAGTGAAGGTGAAGATGAAGATGAAGTATGTGTTCCTGATGCACCTGAGAGCTACAGTGACAGTCGTGAGTCTCCAAAAGGAGCTGAGGAGAATCCTGAAAGGTAtgatagaaagaaatatgacttttatataatcttaATGTATGAAATGGATATGTTGtatatacaacattatatattgtagCATGTAATAGTTGAATGttgaaatagaatataaaaattcactttATAAGATGCaagatatttgttataatattaaacataataatatcttatttctaatggtatttttattttattttgtttcattttattttattaatttttaattatattcatatatatattttaagtaaatatgCATTTAACTAATTCTTCAGGCATAAAACTGAAGGAAGTGGGAAACATATTCATAGGCATAAGTCAGAAAAGAATGAGATATTATGCAACAATAAATATACTTCCAAACATGAATCCAAATTAAAATCTGTTGAAGATCAGTCAATAAGTAATAGTGATATTGCTAAAAATTCAACTAGTGATctagaaaaacaaaaaaagcaTGATAAAACTAAACATagctataaaaatgaattggGAAGTGATAAAAAATCTTCAAAGGATACTAAAAGTGCCAGTAAGAAAGATGAAACTCACAGTTCTAAACATCGTAGTCATAGTAAGACTAATAACACAGAAAAACATTCTAATAGACCTATTGATAGTAGTAACTCACTCAAAAGTAGCGACGAGGCTTATAAACGCAAAAGTGATGATTCAAATATTATGAACAAAGAAAgtaaacgaaggaaaatttcAGATAGTGACAGTGATGAAAGTAAATCTCGTGTGTATCCTCATGTATCCTATAGTTTTGAAAAGCATAATAATAGTACCATATTAAATtcagttaaaataaaagaagagcCTAAGGATAAAGATATGTTAattaaaagtgaaattaaaCATGAAAAGAAAGACTCTCATGACAAATCAAAGAGCACCTGTAGCAAAAATCGGACTGATTCATCTAGTTGTAAATTAAAACAGACATATGAAAAACagaaacataaaattgatatacatACAAATCATAATAAAGATGAAACTAAACATAGTGATCAGCATTCTAATAAGGATTCTTCAGAATCAAATCATCACAGTTCCTCTTATAAGAAACATCatgataaaaacaaaagtagATATAAGAAAGAGGAGCATAAGGATGggaaagataaagaagaaaataaaagcaataaaGATTCAAAGCATTCAAAACATGGATCAAAAGAATCAAAGGATTTGGTAAAATTGAAGCAAGAAATTAGCGGAGACGAAGGAATAGATTGTCATTCAGGTTagtttacaaatatattgtttataaatgtt
This Bombus pascuorum chromosome 1, iyBomPasc1.1, whole genome shotgun sequence DNA region includes the following protein-coding sequences:
- the LOC132911270 gene encoding tRNA N6-adenosine threonylcarbamoyltransferase, mitochondrial; translation: MFNLKLRMAYNTGLLFHKCLYKHSTNNVKSLYLHKCNLKLVQNFFHSKPAVILGIESSCDDTACGIVDANGQILGEAIRSQHVTHLNHGGIIPSVARVLHKNSITKTCENALRAANLKLKDIDAIATTVKPGLPMSLRVGTQFGKYLAQIGKKPLIPIHHMEAHALTARMNIEIDFPYLVLLVSGAHCLLAIVDNVNKFYLLGTSINNGPGEMFDKVARRLKLKNIPEFSTLNGGLAIEIAANKASNIEQFLFPPVMTRYRDCNFSFGGFLTLCTKYIELEEKKHNIVGDAVIPDAYNLCAALQLAVVTHICHRTQRAMEFINKMSLFPKNKQTLVISGGVACNNFLAKALNIVSTELGYSLIRTPPKLCTDNGTMIAWNGIEKWIADVDIIRNPNEIEKIEIEKTAPLGENWIKKIEAADLKCEWIKIKKKLF
- the LOC132911274 gene encoding GTP-binding protein 10 homolog, whose amino-acid sequence is MVVLTRILYYAAKLPRKYIRQGLIDSLRIHVIGGTGGSGLPAYGGIGGAGGNVYLVSKERLTLRDVKYKLEEMKLKAGTGGDSSKKGLIGIPGTDLNIRVPIGITIYDQNRVKLGTMNSKDTKLLVATGGIGGCERTGYCGLKGESRTIVLDLQLLADVGLIGFPNAGKSTFLNAISRAKSKIADYPFTTIRPQLGIIKYKDHRQISIADLPGLIEGAHINKGMGHRFLKHIERTKLLLFILDIQGCQFSIRHKHRSCLETVLLLNKEIELYNPDLLDRPAMMIVNKMDTNGANEIYNEIKLKLNNLSEFLSEFDESIQPKRVLQFDDIITTSLILQNADEIREIKTKIRRIIDKYEEAKISVQDMDSNEDCLRTKLKKQMQQYAPTFV
- the LOC132911224 gene encoding transcription elongation factor B polypeptide 3, which encodes MTVVDKIKHYQRNIEKCDDNEDRILHCISKLSNLPVTVQHLQETGVGRTVNALRKYDGGIGDAAKALVAKWKAMVASEGTSEGEDEDEVCVPDAPESYSDSRESPKGAEENPERHKTEGSGKHIHRHKSEKNEILCNNKYTSKHESKLKSVEDQSISNSDIAKNSTSDLEKQKKHDKTKHSYKNELGSDKKSSKDTKSASKKDETHSSKHRSHSKTNNTEKHSNRPIDSSNSLKSSDEAYKRKSDDSNIMNKESKRRKISDSDSDESKSRVYPHVSYSFEKHNNSTILNSVKIKEEPKDKDMLIKSEIKHEKKDSHDKSKSTCSKNRTDSSSCKLKQTYEKQKHKIDIHTNHNKDETKHSDQHSNKDSSESNHHSSSYKKHHDKNKSRYKKEEHKDGKDKEENKSNKDSKHSKHGSKESKDLVKLKQEISGDEGIDCHSGASFAEALGMCTMAQTSKKRTNNLPNTSTAKMLKAEQSTASNKKTAVRNESTSDTLQTPSLLTTNMKLEPLNVDLASTLPEISPNYKPLPYVNPVHRKEEDKALTDVMYVKNQRTKVYSGNKSGYTTVPTLFEICTRVLIENIDALEFTGGVPFDIIKPVLERATADQLFMLEHYNPYLVEDTDKLWQYHCNREFRNKQREEMETWREMYMRCLDEREAKLKTLTANIKQSIDKSVPVRSTKLAYVDNVVKPPRNVLKKQAKYGTANSVPNTASTIKKKLISGGGPTAATNISVPSPPVSRTKSSKKTKAPLMAKALQLIKGRYKR